Within the Halichoerus grypus chromosome 2, mHalGry1.hap1.1, whole genome shotgun sequence genome, the region CTTGGGTGGCAAACCATACCGGACGATCAGATTTTGACCTAGTGGGACTCTTCAGTCAATTCAAGTACCCAGCTCTCCTTTGTTTGGtcatttttgtagttttcctgATGGCCTTGTCTGGAAACACCATCCTGATCCTTCTGATCCACTGTGATGCTCACCTTCATAACCCCATGTACTTTTTTATCACCCAGTTGTCTCTCATGGATGTGATGTACATTTCTGTCACTGTGCCCAAGATGCTCATGGACCAGGTCATGGGTGTGAAACAGATCTCAGCCCCTGAGTGTGGGATGCAGATGTTTCTCTATCTGACACTAGGAGGTTCAGAAGTTTTTCTTCTTGCTGCCATGGCCTATGACCGCTATGTGGCCATCTGCCATCCACTCCGTTATTCTATCCTCATGAACCATAGGGTGTGTCTCCTCTTGGTGTCTTCCTCCTGGTTTCTGGGATCTGTGGATGGATTTGTGCTCACACCCGTCACCATGACCTTCCCCTTTTGCAGATCGCGGGAGATCCACCATTTCTTCTGTGAGGTCCCTGCTGTAATGAAGCTTTCCTGCTCAGACACTTCCCTCTATGAGACACTCATGTACCTGTGTTGTGTCCTCATGCTCCTCATCCCTGTGACAGTCATTTCAAGCTCCTATTCTTTCATCCTCTTCACCATCCACAGGATGAACTCAGCAGAGGGACGGAAGAAGGCCTTTGCCACTTGTTCTTCCCATATGATGGTGGTCATCCTCTTCTATGGCGCTTCCATCTATACCTACATGCTTCCCACCTCCTACCACACCCCTGAGAAGGACATGATTGTATCTGTCTTTTATACCATACTCACTCCTGTTCTAAACCCTTTAATTTATAGTCTTAGGAATAAGGATGTAACAAGGGctctaaaaaaaatgttgaatgtgGGATCGGTCtttcaggaaactataaaataggaACTAtatgtgctattttttttcttcaccctACAAACTAAAACTTTAGGATCCTATGCCAATGTTTTTCCTTAGCTTCTCACACCATGATGTGTCgtcaccaatttttaaaaaatttttattgttatgttaatcaccatacattacatcattagtttttgatgtagtgttccatgattcattgtttgtgcataacacccagtgctccatgcagaacgtgccctctttaatacccatcaccaggctaacccatcctcccacctccctcccctctagaaccctcagtttgtttttcagagtccatcatctctcatggttcgtctccccctccaattccccccccttcattcttcccttcctgctatcttcgtcttctttatttttttcttaacatatattgcattatttgtttcagaggtacagatctgtgattcaacagtcttgcacaagtcacagcgctcatcatagcacataccctccccagtgtctatcacccagccaccccatccctcccaccccaacccccagtccagcaaccctccgtttgtttcctgagattaagaattcctcatatcagtgaggtcatatgatacatgtctttctctgattgacttatttcgctcagcataacaccctccagttccatccatgtcactgtaaatggcaagatctcattccttttgacagctgcatattattccattatatatatataccacatcttcttatccattcatctgttgttggacatcttggctctttccacagtttggctattgtgaacattgctgctataaatatcggggtacacataccccttcagatccctacatttgtatctttggagtaaatacccagtagtgcaattgctggatcatatg harbors:
- the LOC118524612 gene encoding olfactory receptor 2T29-like; amino-acid sequence: MENTTWVANHTGRSDFDLVGLFSQFKYPALLCLVIFVVFLMALSGNTILILLIHCDAHLHNPMYFFITQLSLMDVMYISVTVPKMLMDQVMGVKQISAPECGMQMFLYLTLGGSEVFLLAAMAYDRYVAICHPLRYSILMNHRVCLLLVSSSWFLGSVDGFVLTPVTMTFPFCRSREIHHFFCEVPAVMKLSCSDTSLYETLMYLCCVLMLLIPVTVISSSYSFILFTIHRMNSAEGRKKAFATCSSHMMVVILFYGASIYTYMLPTSYHTPEKDMIVSVFYTILTPVLNPLIYSLRNKDVTRALKKMLNVGSVFQETIK